The following DNA comes from Noviherbaspirillum sp. L7-7A.
ACGGCGTATCGGGCGCGCGCCTGACCGGCCATGCGCTGATCGAAGGCAAGCGCCGCGGCGCCAAGCTGGTGGTGGTTACCATGTGCATCGGCGGCGGCCAGGGCGCAGCCGGCCTGTTCGAAGTCGTTTAAGCGCGTTCGCGCGGGGCAGCGCAAGGCTGCCTTTTCGCGCCCGCTGCGGTTTCGGCTGCGGCGGGCGCCTGCCTCATGTCATCAACAGGATCGCGCAGGCATGGACTTGCGCGACGGAGACCAGCATGCAATCCAAACTTCTATCCCGCCGCGATATCGATTTCCTGCTGTATGAATGGCTCAACGTCGAGTCGCTGACCTCGCGTGCCCGTTATGCCGACCACAGCCGCGAAACCTTCAACGCCGCAATGGATACCTGCGAACAGATCGCCACTGACCTGTTTGCACCGCATAACAAGAAGAGCGACCAGCACGAGCCGCATTTCGACGGCGAGCGGGTCGACATGATTCCGGAGGTTGGCGCGGCGCTGAAAGTGTTCTGCGAAGCCGGCCTGATGGCTGCCGGCCAGGACTACGAGCGCGGCGGCATGCAGCTGCCGTGCGTGGTGGAGAAGGCCGGCTTTGCCTACTTCAAGGCGGCCAATGTCGGCACCTCGTCCTATCCCTTCCTGACCATAGGCAATGCCAACACGCTGCTCAAGTGCGGCACGCCGGGACAAATCAAGACCTTTGTCGAGCCCATGCTCGAAGGGCGCTTCTTCGGCACCATGTGCCTGTCCGAGCCGCAGGCCGGCTCCAGCCTGTCCGACATCGTGACCCGCGCCGAGCCGCAGGAAGACGGCACCTACCGGCTGACGGGCAACAAGATGTGGATCTCGGCCGGCGAGCATGAGCTGTCGGAAAACATCGTGCACCTGGTGCTGGCCAAGGTGCCTGGACCTGACGGCAAGCTCATTCCCGGCGTCAAGGGCATCTCGCTGTTCATCGTGCCGAAGAAGCTGGTCAACGAGGACGGCAGCCTGGGCGAGCGCAATGACGTGGTGCTGGCCGGCCTGAATCACAAGATGGGCTACCGCGGCACCACCAACTGCCTGCTCAATTTCGGCGAGGGCAAGTTCAAGCCCCAGGGCAAGGCGGGCGCCATCGGCTACCTCGTGGGCGAAGTCCACAAGGGGCTGGCCAACATGTTCCACATGATGAACGAG
Coding sequences within:
- a CDS encoding acyl-CoA dehydrogenase, whose translation is MQSKLLSRRDIDFLLYEWLNVESLTSRARYADHSRETFNAAMDTCEQIATDLFAPHNKKSDQHEPHFDGERVDMIPEVGAALKVFCEAGLMAAGQDYERGGMQLPCVVEKAGFAYFKAANVGTSSYPFLTIGNANTLLKCGTPGQIKTFVEPMLEGRFFGTMCLSEPQAGSSLSDIVTRAEPQEDGTYRLTGNKMWISAGEHELSENIVHLVLAKVPGPDGKLIPGVKGISLFIVPKKLVNEDGSLGERNDVVLAGLNHKMGYRGTTNCLLNFGEGKFKPQGKAGAIGYLVGEVHKGLANMFHMMNEARIGVGLGAVVLGYTGYLHALDYARNRPQGRHPMNKDPAKPQLKIIEHTDVKRMLLAQKAYVEGGMALALYCSLLVDEQRTGESPEAVREASLLLDMLTPIVKSWPSQWCLEANNLAIQVHGGYGYTREYNVEQFYRDNRLNPIHEGTHGIQGLDLLGRKVVMQEGAAFKAYASAVQKTIDRALAVQELAADAHALGAALQRIDAVTRVLYAAGDMNKTLANASLYLEAFGHTVLAWIWLEQALVAVGKDGHDADFYRGKMQACAYFFKWELPKVHQQLDLLETIDTTTLDMQDDWF